The sequence TTGAAAGTTAGAAGAGGAAGCGGTTTTAGACCGGATAGTTTAGAAGTCGTATGTGGTCAACGTCATTGCGAGAAAGACCGTAGGTCGACGAAGCAATCCACAAAAGTAACCAAAGATGGATTGCCACGACCACTACGTGGTCTCGCAATGACAGAAAACCTATCTAAAACCCGCTTTACCTTCTAACTTTCAACAGTTGTGCTTTAGACCCCGCACTGAAGCAGGGGTGAAACAAGTCAAGCAAGAACGCCATCCTGTTCGCGAGACAAATGGATAGACGCTATTCGGATTAGCTATAGATTTTTACCTTTGTCTGGAGATAAAATATCTATAGGCACAGGATCACATCCGCCATGACAAAAAGGATTGCATCTGACTATTCTCTTAATAAATAACCATAATCCTTTAATATTACCATGTATCATTATTGCTGACTTAGCATATTCTGAACATGACGGATAAAAACGACAATTGACCCCAACTAGGGGAGATATAAAAAATTGATAAAACCAAATAAATATAAGTAATAAATTAAAGCGACGTTTTATTTTGAGCATATTTACCTAGCAAAGTATGTTATAGCTAACCGGATTTAACCCATAGCAAACTGATATTATTGCACATAAGCGTTAGTTTAAGAAAACAATAATTGAGAAATCGTCATTGCGAGGAGACCGTAAGGTCGACGAAGCAATTCACATTCATTAGATTGCTTCGTCGCTACTAAAGTAGCTTCTCGCAATGACGCCAAGCTATTTTCTATATGACTTTTAAATGCCATGCGTAAAGTGAGTTAAACTGATGCCTATGCGTTATTGCGAGCTATAAGCTCTATCTTTTAATAAATCAGCTATTACCTGATAAGATTTAATAGCTTTTTCTGGATCGCTGGCAATCATTTCTGCCCCAAGTTTCTCATTATTATTCATATTCCATAAACGACAATTATCAGGGCTGATTTCATCTGCCAACATTACCATAAAGTCTTCACCATTAAACACTCTACCAAATTCGAGCCTGCATTCAACAAGTCTTATACCAATACCTGCAAATAGTCCACTTAAAAAATCATGGGTTCTGATGGCTTGATGCTTCACTTCATCAATTTCTTGCTTATTTAACCAACCAAAATTCAGTATTTGATGCTCATT comes from Candidatus Tisiphia endosymbiont of Sialis lutaria and encodes:
- the yidD gene encoding membrane protein insertion efficiency factor YidD, which encodes MLKIKRRFNLLLIFIWFYQFFISPLVGVNCRFYPSCSEYAKSAIMIHGNIKGLWLFIKRIVRCNPFCHGGCDPVPIDILSPDKGKNL